Genomic segment of Xanthobacter dioxanivorans:
CTTGGGAACTCCAGCATCGCTATCTGGAAGAGGCCGGCATTGCACGCGGAATGAAATCCATGCTAGTGCGGATTTTTTTGCACTACATCCGACTCTGGGACTGTCGCACGTGCAATAGTGTCGATCGCTTTATTGCTATCTCTGAGTTTATTGGGCGACGCATCTGGAAGGTTTACAGGCGTCGATCTGCGGTAATCCACCCTCCCGTCAATATCGAATATTTTTCGGTCGATCCGGTCCGCACGCGGGGTGATTATTACGTCACCGCCTCACGAATGGTCCCCTACAAGATGATCCATAAGATCATCGAGGCATTCAGGGCCCTGCCTGACCGGCGGCTTGTAGTTATCGGTGATGGCCCCGACATGGGCCTTTGCAGAAAGGCCGCGGGCCCTAATGTGGAGATCCGAGGATACTTGCCGCTGGATGCAATGCGCGATGAAATCCAAGGTGCGCGGGCATTCCTATTCATGGCAGAGGAAGACTTTGGTATCGCGCCCGTCGAAGCGCAGGCTTGTGGAATACCAGTGATTGCATTCGGAAAAGGAGGCGTGCTCGATTCCATGCGCGGGCTAGATGCCCCAGAACCGACAGGGGTGTTCTTCGACGAACAGACCCCCCAAGCACTGGCGGATGCAGTGCGACTTTTCGAATCGAACAGCAACAAAATTTCGTCGGAGGCCTGTCGGTTGAATGCCGAGCGATTTTCGGCGGCGCGTTATCGTGCTCAATTCGTCGCCGAAGTTGACAGAGCATGGGCAGAGTACCAAAGATCTGAGCAGCATTGAATTGATGGGGTGGATGCCCCCTCCAGCGGGCACGTATTGTGTCCGGGCAGCGCCGTGGTGGCGCTTTCAGGGGAGGAGCACATGCCAGATGTTCATGTCCTTGCGATCGACCTGGCCAAGCGGAGTTTCCAGGTTTGCGGCACGGATCGGGGCGGGGCGGTTCTGTTCAACCGAACGGTGTCCCGCACGAAGCTGATCCAGCTGTTGAGCGCGCAGCCGCCCTGCATCGTGGCGATGGAAGCCTGCGCAACGAGCCACTATTGGGGCCGGTTTGCTCAAGGCCTTGGACACGACGTGCGGCTGGTTCCACCGATCTACGTGAAGCCCTTTGTGAAGCGGCAGAAGAACGATGCCGCTGACGCGGCCGCGATCGCCGAAGCTGCGCTGCGCCCGAACATGCATTGCGTCGCGGTCAAGAGTGCCGAGCATCAGGCTCGTGCAGTAGCCTTCCGTACGCATCCGGCGTAGGCCGCAGTCAGGCAGCTACGGCTTGATCCTGATGGGGTGCCGCGGCCCAATTCCATGGCAGGAGTTCAGGCAGCCGGCTTTGGGGCATGTCGGCAATGCGGGCGAGGACGTCGGCGAGCCAGGCCTGCGGATCGACATCATTGAGCTTGGCGGTGGCGATCATCGTCAGCATGAAGGCACAGCGATCGGCGCCGCGCTTCGAACCGGCGAAGGTCCACGAGCGGCGGCCAAGGGCGATGCCGCGCAGGGCTCGCTCCGCAGCGTTGTTCGACAGGCAGATGCGCCCGTCGGTCGTGAAGCGGGCAAAGGCGTCCCACTTGGTCAGCATGTAGTCCATCGCCTTGGCGACGTCGGCGTGGCGCGACAGGCGCGCCCGTTCGGTGCGCATCCAGTTCTCGAAGTCGGCGAGGAGCGGCAGGGAGCGTTCGCGGCGGATCGCCAGACGCTCGGCGGCATGCAGACCGTTCGCCTCGCGCTCGATTGCGAACAGTGCATCGATGCGCTTGACCGCCTCCAGCGCCATCGGCGAGATCGACGCCGCGTTCTTTCCGCGCCGGGCATTCTTCGCGATGTCGGCGAGCTCGAAGAACTTCCGTTTGGCATGGCTCCAGCAAAGCGCCTGGATGAGCGGTCTGGGACTTCGATCCTCAGCATAGAGGCGACCATAGCCCGAGTAGGCATCGGCCTGGAGAATGCCAGTCCATCCCGCCAGATGCTCTTGGGGTTGCTCGGCCGTGCGGTCCGGGGAGGCATAGTATAGGGCCGCCGGCGGGCCCTGGCCGTCGAAGGGACGATCGTCGCGCACATAGGTCCAGATCCGGCCCGTCACGGTCTTCCCCTTGGCCAGGATCGGCACCGTCGTATCGTCGCCATGCAGGCGCTCGGCGGCGAGGACGTGGGCGGCAATGAGGTCGTGCAGCGGCTGAAGGACATGAGCGCAGGCGCCTACCTGGTCGGCCAGCGTCGACAGCGACAGCTCGATCCCCTCACGGGCATAGCGCTCCGACTGCCGGTTCAGCGGCTGGTGTTGTCCGAACTTGTCGAACAGGATCATCGCCAGGAGGTTGGGGCCGAGGAACCCTCGCGGGGTCGGGTGGAACGGTGCCGGCGCCTGGCTGATCCGTTCGCAGTCCCGGCAGGTGAACTTCTCGCGTACCGTCTGGATCACCTTCCACCGGCGGGGGATCGCCTCCAGCGTCTCAGTGACGTCCTCGCCAAGCTTGCGCAGGCGATCCGAGCCGCAGCAGGAGCATGCGGAGGGACCGGGTACCACGACGCGCTCGCGCGGCAGATGCTCGGGGAACGGCTTGCGGCCGCCGCGGCGACGGCGCTCGAAGGAGGCCACCGTCGTCGTCTTCACCGCGGCATGCTCTGCGGCGAGTTCGTCTTCGCTCAGAGCCGCCTCGGCGTCCTCAAGCTGCATCTCCAACTGATCGAGAAGTCGGGCCGTGCGCTCGGAGCGCGTGCCGTAGAGCTCGCGCTTCAGCTTCTCGATCCGCAGCGTCAGATGGGCGACGAGGGCTTCGATGCCGGAGGCCTTCGCCTTCGCATTGGCCGCATCCGCGAGAGCCTCGTCCCGCTCGATCTCGGCCAAGTCGGCACGCCGTTCCGATGCCGCCAGCGCGGCCTTCAGGGCGGTGATGTCTTCCGGCAGATCGGCCATGCACAGCGCTCGAAAGTTTCGTTCGCGACAGACAGATTCTGTCACGCAAGCCCTGCAATGCAAAGACTTTTGTGCGCTATCCCACCGCTTCCGGACGCCACGTCCTCTGCGGGTTCCTCCAGTCGATCCCGTCGAGCAGGCAGGCGAGATCCGTGTGGGTCAGAGCCACGACGCCGTCCTTGGCCGAGGGCCAGACGAAGCGTCCGCGCTCCAGCCTCTTGGCGTAAAGCGACAGCCCAACCCCGTCATGCCAGAGGATCTTCACCAGCGATCCGCTGCGGCCCCGAAAGACGAAGAGATCGCCACCGTTCGGATCGCGCTTCAACCCCTCCTGGACGAGGAGCGACAGACCCTGCATGCCCCGCCTCATGTCGGTGTGACCCATCGCGATCCAGACCCGCGCCCGCGACGGGATCATCGCAGCGCCCTCAGGACCGCAGCCGCCAGCGCCGGCGGCGTCGAGGCGGCAATCCGCAGCCGACTGCCACCCGGCAGGTCCACTACGATCGCCGTGTCATCGGCGGCCGCAAAGGGGTCGGACATAGCCCCAGGGGCCATCAGAACCGGAACGAAGGCCGGCTCCGGCTTTGTGGCAGGCTGCTCGGTGCGAAAGCTGCGCAGCCACGTCCCCAACTGGGAGCGCGAAATCCCGTGACGCCGCGCCGTCGCCGACACCAGACGCGGTGCCGACTGGCTCTCCATCACGATCCGGAGCTTCTCGTCTTCGCTCCAACGGCGACGACGACCCGTCTCCACGATCTCCAAACGCTCGAAGGCACTGTGCTTATGGACGTCCATACGCGCAGTCTCTTACCGCGCCGGTCAGTTCGAAAGGCGGTTTAGACCGTAGGCGTACAGCCTTCCGGACCCACCAGTGTTTTGTCCGCCAGCGTACCCAGCTGATCAATGCCCTGCGTGGCCATCTGGCTGAGTTCGGGCTGATCGTCGCCCAGGGACCCGCTCACCTGAAGCAGATCATCGAACTGCTCGACGAAGCAGGGCCGGAGGTGCCGGACGCCGTCAGGGAGATCGTCCGGCTCTACCTCGATCAGATCGACGTTCTCACGCGCAAAATCGAAGAGCTGCATCGCCGGCTCAGGGATGCAACCCAGGAAAATGCCGAGATGCGCCGTCTCTGCACGGTCCCCGGTGTCGGTCCTGTGACAGCTGGCGCTGTCCTCGCCTTCGCCCCCGATCTGCGCGCCTTCTCGAGCGGCAGGAACTTTGCGGCTTGGCTGGGGCTCGTGCCGAAGCAACGATCGACCGGTGGCAAGACACGGCTCGGCGGGGTCAGCAAGATGGGACAGACCGACATCCGCAAGCTGCTGATCATTGGCGCCATGAGCCGGATTCGATGGATCATCCGCAAGGGCGTGTTACCGGACAGTTGGCTCGGACAGCTTGTAGGGCGCAAACCTCGCATGGTCGCCGCCGTCGCCTTGGCGAACAAGATGGCCAGGATCATCTGGGCGATCATGACAAGGGAGGAAAATTACAGGATGGCGTGAGCCGTTGCCTTCCTCAGGAGGGGACAGCTATCGCCTCGGGGTCCTCGGATCCCGGCAAGGAGATCGACTGACGACCTATGCGGCAAGGACTTCAATGTTCAGGACGGGGAAAACCAGTCCCGGGGCTCGAGCGCAAAGCTCTCTGAACCGATGTGGACCCTGTTCTTCGAACTGCATACCGGCCCCGTGGCGCAGGTCACGACCAGAGGCCTGACACACGACCGATAGAAGCACCGAGCCGCTGAAGCCCGTCAGAAGAATCCCCTTGCAAAACCGGGGGCATCCACACACGGGTGTTCCATGCGCCGGCGCCGAACCAGCTTTGGCTGTCCGATTTCACCTATGTCAGCACTTGGTCGGGCTTCGTCTACGTCGCCTTTGTGATCGACGCCTATGCCCGCCGCATCGTCGGCTGGCGGGTGAGCAGGACCGCGCATGCCAGCTTCGTGCTGGATGCGCTGGAGCAGGCCCTTCACGAGCGACGGCCCGCTCATCGCGACGGCCTGGTGCACCATCGCGACCGCGGCTCGCAACATGTGAGCATTCGCTACACCGAACGGCTGGCTAAGGCCGGCATCGAGCCCTCCGTCAGCAGCGTCGGTGACAGCTATGACAACGCACTCGCCGAGACGATCAATGGCCTCTACAAGGCCGAGGTCATCCATCGTCGGGGGCCTTGGCGATCCTTCGAGGCCGTCGAGTTCGCCACGCTAACCTAGGTTGACTGGTTCAACCATCGCCGGCTGCTGGAGCCTATCGGAAACATCCCGCCGGCCGAAACCGAGGAACGCTACTACGCCATGCTCGGTGAGACAACCATGGCGGCATGACTTAAACCAAATGGCCTCCGGTGAAGCCGGGGCGGTTCGGTCTACCGGTGGCGAAAAGAGTCGCCCCGGACGGGACAGTTGCTCGATTGGATTTGGAGATGCACTGAACGTATCCTATCCTGCACCGCAACAAAATGCGGAGGTAGCGGAGGTGGAGGTGTCGAAGGAGATGGTGCGCCGCGATTTTTCGGTCTGGCTGACAGTCGCCGCAGCGCTATGGATTGTGATAGCCGGGCTCTCACTGGTGCCCGGAAGCGAACGGCCCCATACCGGCTATTCTAGCGATATGGAGCACCTCATGGCCTATTTTGGCACCGGGGCCATCACAGCGCTCACGTTCCGCTCCACGCCCACTATCTGGCTAGCGCTCCCTTTTTTCGCGGCCTCGGCCATATTCGAGTTCGTGCAGATTCTCATTCCCGGACGCAGCCCTCTTTTCGAGAACTGGCTCGCCAGCAGCCTCGGGGCGTTGTTTGGCATTTTGATCGCCAGGGCGATCGTGCAGCCCGTTATTGTCAGGCTCGGGTGGTGAGGTCTGGTATACTGGCTGTATCAGGTTGGGTCTTCAGATGGCCCAGAAGTGGGAACAGGTGCACGGTCAGACCGAGGTCATCGCGTTGAGGATGGCTCTGCTCTGCGAGGCGTTGATGCTGGAGGCAGGCATAGATCATGCTCGTCAGGGCATGGTGGTGAAGGCAGCGCCAAGAGCGGCCCTCGAAATGATCGAGGCCCAATCCTCCTACATCTGCTGTTGGGACTTTTCGCACAGCCAACGCGCCTTGATGGCGACGGCAAGCTTCCTGCGGGAGACGCCGGCCGAGAGGTTGGGCGGATAGCATTTGCGTTCGCCCGAAGGAGTCTCGGACACTGCTTGCCCTCAACGAAATATCGCCTGAGTTCTACGGTTACCTCGACGACTACCAAAACAATGGAAGGTGACGAGAAGGCGATCTGTGGCCGGAAGGACAAATGCGGCTATTGAAGCGGAGTAAGCGTCGTCTTGGCCCCACCTATCGCGCGCTGGCGTGATCGTTGATGTTCTGAGCCCCGAGGGCTTGGACACATGACGATTTCTGAGCTTACGCTTAAATCCAGCGTCGCCGACCCGGTTCGGCGGTATGAGGTGTTCACGGGCGCGGGGCGCCGTCGGGATTGGTCGGCCGAAGATAAGGCGCGGATCGTGGCGGAGAGTTTCGAGCCGGATGTGACGGTGAGCGCCGTGGCGCGCCGCCACGGTCTGACGCCGCAGCAGCTGTTCACCTGGCGACGCGAAGCACGCAAGGCGGCGGAGACGCTGCCGGCGTTCGTGCCGGCTGTGGTCGCGCCTGAACCTGCTCCGGCATCCGAGCCCCCGTCTGCACCCCCGCGCCCAAAGAGGCGTGGCCGGCAATGTCGCGCCGCGGCCATCGAGATTGAGGTCGCCGACCCCCGCGTGACGATCGAGAACGGGGCCTCACCGGCGACCATCGCGGCGGTGCTCGGCGCGTTGAAGGCCGGGTCGTGATCGGGCCGACCGGCGCGGTCCGGGTCATGGTGGCCACAAAGCCCGTCGACTTCCGCAAGGGGGCCGAAGGCCTGGCCGCCCTGGTGCGCGAGACGATGGGTGCCGATCCATTCTCGGGCACGGTCTATGTGTTCCGCGCCAAGCGTCCTGATCGGGTGAAGCTGGTGTTCTGGGACGGCACCGGCGTGGTGCTGGTCGCCAAGCGCCTGGAGGATGGCGAGTTCCGCTGGCCGAAGATCGAGGACGGCGCGCTGCGGCTGACGGCGGCGCAGTTGGAAGCCTTGTTCGAGGGGCTGGACTGGCGCCGGGTGCATGAGCCACAACGGACAACGATACCGGTCGCGGCGAGCTGAAAGCCCTCGCAAGCCACTGGCAAATATGATTGAATCTGTGTCATGGCTTCGCTCCGCTCCGAGCTTCCCCGTGATCCCGAGACGCTCCAGGCGATGCTGATCGCCCGGGAAGCGGAGATCGAGCGGCTGCGCCAGATCATCAAGGAATTGCAGCGCCATCGCTTCGGCCGTCGCGCCGAGACGCTACCCGAGGACCAGCTTCTCCTCGCCCTGGAAGAGGCCGAGCAGGTCGAGGCCGCAGGTTTTGCGGCATGCGAGGAGAACGCGCCGGCTACGAGGGCCGAGCGGGTCGCAAAGCGTCGTGCAAACCGCGGCGCGTTGCCCGCCCATCTGCCGCGGATCGAGACGGTGGTCGATATCGAGAGCGATATCTGCCCCTGCTGTTCCGGTCGGCTTCATCGCATCGGTGAGGATGTGGCGGAACGGCTCGACATCGTGCCAGCGCAGTTCCGCGTGCTGGTGGTGCGCCGGCCGAAATACGCCTGCCGGTCCTGCCAAGACGTCGCGGTGCAGGCGCCCGCGCCGGCCCGGCTGATCGAGGGTGGTATCCCGACCGAGGCGACGGTCGCCCAGGTGCTGGTCTCGAAATACGCCGATCATCTGCCGCTGTACCGTCAGGCCCAGATCTATGCCCGTCAGGATGTCACGCTCGATCGTTCGACGCTGGCCGACTGGGTCGGGCGCACGGCCTTCCTGCTGCGGCCCGTGCACGAGCGGATGCTGGCGGTGCTGAAAGCTTCGCCCAAGCTGTTCGCCGATGAGACCACGGCGCCGGTGCTCGATCCCGGGCGAGGCCAGACCAAGACGGGCCAGCTCTTCGCCTATGCCCGCGATGACCGGCCTTGGGGCGGAGCCGATCCGCCCGCCGTCGCCTATGTCTATGCCCCGACCGCAAAGAGGGGTTTACGGGCATCCTGCAGGTCGATGGCTATGGCGGCTACAAGACGTTGGCCGG
This window contains:
- the tnpC gene encoding IS66 family transposase, giving the protein MADLPEDITALKAALAASERRADLAEIERDEALADAANAKAKASGIEALVAHLTLRIEKLKRELYGTRSERTARLLDQLEMQLEDAEAALSEDELAAEHAAVKTTTVASFERRRRGGRKPFPEHLPRERVVVPGPSACSCCGSDRLRKLGEDVTETLEAIPRRWKVIQTVREKFTCRDCERISQAPAPFHPTPRGFLGPNLLAMILFDKFGQHQPLNRQSERYAREGIELSLSTLADQVGACAHVLQPLHDLIAAHVLAAERLHGDDTTVPILAKGKTVTGRIWTYVRDDRPFDGQGPPAALYYASPDRTAEQPQEHLAGWTGILQADAYSGYGRLYAEDRSPRPLIQALCWSHAKRKFFELADIAKNARRGKNAASISPMALEAVKRIDALFAIEREANGLHAAERLAIRRERSLPLLADFENWMRTERARLSRHADVAKAMDYMLTKWDAFARFTTDGRICLSNNAAERALRGIALGRRSWTFAGSKRGADRCAFMLTMIATAKLNDVDPQAWLADVLARIADMPQSRLPELLPWNWAAAPHQDQAVAA
- a CDS encoding glycosyltransferase, producing the protein MRLPDHPRKIAIVHDWLATYTGAERCLEQMLLCYPDAVVFALFDVLPAGQRAFLGGRQPRTTFMQRLPFLKKHYRTYLPLMPLAVEQLDMSGFDLVISSSWALAKGVVTGPDQLHVCYCYTPIRYAWELQHRYLEEAGIARGMKSMLVRIFLHYIRLWDCRTCNSVDRFIAISEFIGRRIWKVYRRRSAVIHPPVNIEYFSVDPVRTRGDYYVTASRMVPYKMIHKIIEAFRALPDRRLVVIGDGPDMGLCRKAAGPNVEIRGYLPLDAMRDEIQGARAFLFMAEEDFGIAPVEAQACGIPVIAFGKGGVLDSMRGLDAPEPTGVFFDEQTPQALADAVRLFESNSNKISSEACRLNAERFSAARYRAQFVAEVDRAWAEYQRSEQH
- the tnpB gene encoding IS66 family insertion sequence element accessory protein TnpB (TnpB, as the term is used for proteins encoded by IS66 family insertion elements, is considered an accessory protein, since TnpC, encoded by a neighboring gene, is a DDE family transposase.) — translated: MIGPTGAVRVMVATKPVDFRKGAEGLAALVRETMGADPFSGTVYVFRAKRPDRVKLVFWDGTGVVLVAKRLEDGEFRWPKIEDGALRLTAAQLEALFEGLDWRRVHEPQRTTIPVAAS
- the tnpA gene encoding IS66-like element accessory protein TnpA encodes the protein MDVHKHSAFERLEIVETGRRRRWSEDEKLRIVMESQSAPRLVSATARRHGISRSQLGTWLRSFRTEQPATKPEPAFVPVLMAPGAMSDPFAAADDTAIVVDLPGGSRLRIAASTPPALAAAVLRALR
- a CDS encoding IS110 family RNA-guided transposase yields the protein MPTGSPSRSGASRLRSNGDDDPSPRSPNARRHCAYGRPYAQSLTAPVSSKGGLDRRRTAFRTHQCFVRQRTQLINALRGHLAEFGLIVAQGPAHLKQIIELLDEAGPEVPDAVREIVRLYLDQIDVLTRKIEELHRRLRDATQENAEMRRLCTVPGVGPVTAGAVLAFAPDLRAFSSGRNFAAWLGLVPKQRSTGGKTRLGGVSKMGQTDIRKLLIIGAMSRIRWIIRKGVLPDSWLGQLVGRKPRMVAAVALANKMARIIWAIMTREENYRMA
- a CDS encoding VanZ family protein, yielding MSKEMVRRDFSVWLTVAAALWIVIAGLSLVPGSERPHTGYSSDMEHLMAYFGTGAITALTFRSTPTIWLALPFFAASAIFEFVQILIPGRSPLFENWLASSLGALFGILIARAIVQPVIVRLGW
- the tnpB gene encoding IS66 family insertion sequence element accessory protein TnpB (TnpB, as the term is used for proteins encoded by IS66 family insertion elements, is considered an accessory protein, since TnpC, encoded by a neighboring gene, is a DDE family transposase.), which gives rise to MQGLSLLVQEGLKRDPNGGDLFVFRGRSGSLVKILWHDGVGLSLYAKRLERGRFVWPSAKDGVVALTHTDLACLLDGIDWRNPQRTWRPEAVG
- the tnpA gene encoding IS66-like element accessory protein TnpA — protein: MTISELTLKSSVADPVRRYEVFTGAGRRRDWSAEDKARIVAESFEPDVTVSAVARRHGLTPQQLFTWRREARKAAETLPAFVPAVVAPEPAPASEPPSAPPRPKRRGRQCRAAAIEIEVADPRVTIENGASPATIAAVLGALKAGS